The region CTGGAGCGTCAGTTCCGTAACTACTACAAAGAAGCCGCGCGTCTGAAAGGCAACACCGGTGAAAACCTGTTGGCTCTGCTGGAAGGTCGTCTGGACAACGTTGTATACCGTATGGGCTTTGGCGCCACTCGTGCAGAAGCACGTCAGCTGGTTAGCCACAAAGCGATTATGGTAAACGGTCGTGTTGTTAACATCGCTTCTTACCAGGTTAGTCCGAACGACGTAGTCAGCGTTCGTGAGAAAGCGAAAAAGCAGTCTCGCGTGAAAGCCGCTCTGGAGCTGGCTGAGCAGCGTGAAAAGCCAACCTGGCTGGAAGTTGATGCTGGCAAGATGGAAGGTACCTTCAAGCGTAAGCCTGAGCGCACCGATCTGTCTGCGGACATTAACGAACACCTGATCGTCGAGCTTTACTCCAAGTAAAGCTTAGTACCAAAGAGAGGACACAATGCAGGGTTCTGTGACAGAGTTTCTAAAACCGCGCCTGGTAGATATCGAGCAAGTGAGTTCGACGCACGCCAAGGTGACCCTTGAGCCTTTAGAGCGTGGCTTTGGCCATACTCTGGGTAACGCACTGCGCCGTATTCTGCTTTCATCGATGCCGGGTTGCGCGGTGACCGAGGTTGAGATTGATGGTGTACTGCACGAGTACAGCACCAAAGAAGGCGTTCAGGAAGATATCCTGGAGATCCTGCTCAAC is a window of Cronobacter muytjensii ATCC 51329 DNA encoding:
- the rpsD gene encoding 30S ribosomal protein S4; amino-acid sequence: MARYLGPKLKLSRREGTDLFLKSGVRAIDTKCKIEQAPGQHGARKPRLSDYGVQLREKQKVRRIYGVLERQFRNYYKEAARLKGNTGENLLALLEGRLDNVVYRMGFGATRAEARQLVSHKAIMVNGRVVNIASYQVSPNDVVSVREKAKKQSRVKAALELAEQREKPTWLEVDAGKMEGTFKRKPERTDLSADINEHLIVELYSK